A section of the Cervus canadensis isolate Bull #8, Minnesota chromosome 8, ASM1932006v1, whole genome shotgun sequence genome encodes:
- the C8H10orf53 gene encoding UPF0728 protein C10orf53 homolog, giving the protein MPKNAQVIMRYGPYSSIGLSVEHRTYRLEGLLAVLAEDGHQVLLEKIEDWNVVELMVNGEVVFRCNIKDLEFGGDGKLDPLCGEARIAVLNAY; this is encoded by the exons ATGCCCAAGAACGCGCAGGTCATCATGCGCTATGGGCCATACAGCTCAATCGGTCTGTCAGTGGAGCACCGCACCTACCGCCTGGAGGGCCTGCTAG CTGTGTTGGCTGAAGATGGACACCAGGTCCTCCTAGAGAAGATAGAAGACTGGAATGTGGTGGAACTCATGGTGAATGGAGAAGTTGTCTTCCGCTGTAACATCAAAGACCTAGAGTTTG GAGGTGACGGTAAACTAGACCCACTGTGCGGAGAGGCCAGGATAGCTGTACTAAATGCCTACTGA